One stretch of Synechococcus sp. UW179A DNA includes these proteins:
- the petM gene encoding cytochrome b6-f complex subunit PetM, giving the protein MASEIFGIAAVFWVLIPVGLAGGALLLKLQKD; this is encoded by the coding sequence ATGGCTTCGGAGATTTTCGGGATTGCAGCTGTGTTTTGGGTGCTGATTCCCGTGGGCCTGGCCGGTGGCGCCTTGCTGTTGAAGCTTCAAAAGGACTGA
- a CDS encoding NAD(P)H-binding protein, whose product MQVLVVGGTGTLGRQIARRALDQGHDVRCMVRTPRKASFLQEWGCELTRGDLLNPASLDYALDGVDAVIDAATSRPDDPKSVYQTDWDGKLNLLRACERSGVNRFVFLSLLKSEQHRDVPLMDIKYCTEKLLKESELDYTILQGVAFMQGVISQFAIPVLESQTVWVSGSPTSIAYMNTQDMARFAVAALDHAETVRKTFPVVGPKAWNSGEVVQLCERAADKSARVFRVPSFIMRFTEGMCSFFEPAVNVAERLAFAEVSGGGVSMDAPMEETYQSFGIDPGEITHLEDYVKEYYDSILKRLREMEADLDKDAKKKLPF is encoded by the coding sequence ATGCAGGTTCTTGTGGTCGGTGGAACAGGAACCTTGGGCAGGCAGATTGCCCGCAGGGCTCTCGACCAAGGTCATGACGTTCGCTGCATGGTGAGAACGCCAAGAAAAGCGTCCTTTCTTCAGGAGTGGGGTTGTGAACTCACTCGCGGTGACCTGCTCAATCCAGCCAGCCTCGATTACGCCCTTGACGGAGTTGATGCGGTGATCGATGCGGCCACGAGCCGCCCCGACGATCCAAAGAGTGTTTATCAAACAGACTGGGACGGCAAGCTCAATCTCCTCAGAGCCTGTGAACGCTCCGGAGTGAACCGTTTCGTGTTCCTCTCGCTTCTTAAATCTGAACAGCACCGTGATGTGCCGTTGATGGACATCAAGTACTGCACTGAAAAGCTTCTCAAGGAATCAGAGCTTGATTACACCATCCTTCAAGGTGTGGCGTTCATGCAGGGCGTGATCAGTCAGTTCGCCATTCCTGTTCTGGAGAGCCAGACCGTTTGGGTGAGCGGCAGTCCCACATCCATTGCCTATATGAATACCCAAGACATGGCTCGCTTCGCCGTGGCTGCACTTGACCATGCGGAGACGGTGCGCAAAACATTTCCTGTTGTGGGGCCCAAGGCCTGGAATAGCGGGGAGGTTGTTCAGCTCTGCGAACGAGCTGCTGACAAGTCAGCGAGGGTGTTTCGAGTGCCCTCCTTCATCATGCGATTCACAGAGGGCATGTGTTCTTTCTTTGAACCTGCTGTGAACGTTGCGGAGCGTCTCGCTTTCGCTGAGGTGTCCGGCGGTGGTGTGTCCATGGATGCGCCAATGGAAGAGACCTATCAGAGCTTCGGGATTGATCCCGGTGAGATCACTCATCTGGAGGACTACGTCAAGGAGTACTACGACTCAATCCTCAAGCGTCTGCGGGAGATGGAAGCCGACCTCGACAAGGATGCCAAGAAGAAGCTGCCGTTCTGA
- a CDS encoding methyltransferase domain-containing protein, which produces MSEGCCGPALDQTQAVEERYGAAALEQEACLCTPVDFDASLLEVIPEEVVERDYGCGNPTRWVRSGDTVLDLGSGSGKNAFICAQVVGAGGAVIGVDRNADMLELARVAAPVVAERVGFSNVQFLEGSIEALDALTPTGELLIPSASIDVVLSNCVLNLVNPSARAALLANIRRVLRPSGRVAISDIVCDRPVPQHLQQDPDLWSGCISGAWEEQAFLADFRALGFEDVRYADRSAQPWRVVEGIEFRAVTLTGVLAVG; this is translated from the coding sequence ATGAGTGAAGGGTGTTGTGGACCGGCACTGGATCAAACCCAGGCCGTTGAAGAGCGTTACGGCGCAGCCGCATTGGAGCAGGAAGCCTGTCTCTGTACGCCTGTCGATTTTGATGCCTCCTTGTTGGAGGTCATTCCTGAGGAGGTCGTGGAGCGTGATTACGGTTGCGGCAACCCGACGCGCTGGGTTCGCTCTGGTGACACCGTGCTGGATCTTGGCAGTGGCAGCGGCAAAAATGCCTTCATCTGTGCCCAGGTTGTGGGGGCGGGTGGTGCAGTGATCGGGGTCGATCGCAATGCCGACATGTTGGAGCTTGCTCGTGTTGCGGCGCCTGTGGTGGCCGAGAGAGTCGGTTTCAGCAACGTTCAGTTTTTGGAGGGTTCGATCGAAGCCTTGGATGCGCTTACCCCGACGGGTGAGCTGCTGATTCCCTCAGCCAGCATCGATGTGGTGTTGAGCAACTGTGTGCTCAATCTGGTGAATCCTTCAGCGCGCGCGGCTCTGCTCGCCAACATCCGCAGAGTGCTTCGTCCCTCAGGCCGCGTCGCCATCAGCGACATCGTGTGTGATCGCCCTGTTCCACAGCATCTTCAGCAAGATCCAGATCTCTGGAGCGGCTGCATCAGCGGTGCATGGGAAGAGCAGGCTTTTCTTGCTGATTTTCGGGCACTTGGCTTTGAGGATGTGCGCTATGCCGACCGCTCGGCTCAGCCCTGGCGTGTTGTCGAAGGCATCGAATTCCGTGCTGTCACACTGACCGGCGTCTTGGCTGTTGGTTGA
- a CDS encoding pseudouridine synthase — translation MLRKPLLTVLLHKPYGVLSQFTPEPGSRWGCLSDWITVPDVYPAGRLDADSEGLLLLTANGRLQQRLTNPRFGHWRTYWVQVEGSPDQAQLDALCNGVMVKQQLTKPARAQRLAAEHQQTLTQRNPPIRTRLSIPTAWLELSLREGRNRQVRRMTAAVGLPTLRLIRHSIDLMDGGLPLSIRGLASGQWRELAADEHQRLVALLNQQPRRRSV, via the coding sequence TTCACAAGCCATACGGAGTCCTGAGCCAGTTCACACCAGAACCAGGCAGCCGATGGGGATGCCTTTCCGACTGGATAACTGTCCCTGATGTCTATCCAGCGGGTCGTCTAGACGCCGACAGCGAAGGATTGCTGCTGCTCACCGCCAATGGTCGTCTGCAACAACGACTGACAAACCCACGCTTCGGCCATTGGCGCACTTACTGGGTGCAAGTTGAAGGCAGTCCTGATCAAGCTCAGCTTGATGCACTTTGCAATGGGGTGATGGTCAAGCAGCAGCTCACAAAGCCTGCACGGGCCCAACGTCTAGCTGCCGAACATCAGCAGACACTCACGCAACGCAACCCGCCAATCCGCACCAGGCTGAGCATTCCCACCGCATGGCTTGAACTGAGCCTGAGGGAGGGGCGCAACCGCCAGGTGCGTCGCATGACAGCGGCAGTAGGACTCCCCACGCTGAGGCTGATCCGCCACAGCATTGATCTGATGGATGGAGGTCTGCCTCTTAGCATCCGCGGCCTTGCATCAGGTCAATGGCGTGAGCTCGCTGCCGATGAGCATCAACGTCTGGTGGCGCTGCTCAACCAACAGCCAAGACGCCGGTCAGTGTGA